Proteins from a single region of Drosophila biarmipes strain raj3 chromosome 3R, RU_DBia_V1.1, whole genome shotgun sequence:
- the LOC108025475 gene encoding dipeptidase 1, whose protein sequence is MKSRKLPKGFVLCGLNCLTFVYFPLVLPILRCSAGAAAGASGGSGGSKTADDFDFRMQRVRNVLKEVPLIDGHNDLPWNIRKFLKNQLKDFHFGGDLRELAPWSSSAWSHTDLRRLKEGMVSAQFWSAYAPCSSQHLDAVQLTLEQIDLIRRLVQLYPHHMALVTTASGIEQTHRTGKIASLIGVEGGHAIGTSLSVLRMFYQLGARYLTLTHTCNTPWADCCKVDEPGKYPHIGGLSQFGKLVVKEMNRLGMIVDLSHVSVPTMLDALAASRAPLIFSHSSAHAICNSSRNVPDHVLQRIAINGGLVMVAFYPHFVSCSGQATLHDVVAHINHIREVAGIDHVGIGAGYDGVNLVPKGLEDVSKYPHLFAALLESDKWSEEDIAKLAGRNLIRVFKEVEAVRDQMELLRVAPIDQSIPAEDIMGRSYCRYQGPRT, encoded by the exons ATGAAATCGCGGAAGCTGCCAAAGGGCTTCGTGCTTTGTGGCCTCAACTGTTTGACCTTCGTCTACTTCCCGCTCGTCCTGCCCATCCTGCGATGCTCGGCCGGAGCAGCAGCCGGGGCCTCCGGAGGGTCAGGGGGCTCCAAGACCGCCGACGACTTCGACTTCCGGATGCAGCGGGTGCGGAATGTCCTGAAGGAAGTGCCCCTAATCGACGGACACAACGATCTGCCGTGGAATATCCGCAAGTTCCTGAAGAACCAGCTGAAGGACTTTCACTTTGGCGGCGACCTGCGCGAGCTGGCTCCCTGGTCCTCGAGTGCCTGGAGTCACACGGATCTGCGCCGCCTCAAGGAGGGCATGGTCTCCGCCCAGTTCTGGTCCGCCTACGCCCCCTGCTCGTCCCAGCATCTGGATGCAGTGCAGCTGACGCTGGAGCAGATCGACCTGATCCGGCGACTGGTGCAGCTGTATCCGCATCACATGGCGCTGGTCACGACGGCGTCGGGGATCGAACAGACCCATCGGACTGGCAAAATCGCCAGTCTCATTGGCGTGGAGGGCGGACATGCCATCGGCACCAGCCTGAGTGTCCTGCGAATGTTCTACCAACTGGGCGCCAGATACCTGACTCTCACACACACCTGCAATACACCTTG gGCGGACTGCTGCAAAGTTGACGAACCTGGGAAGTACCCGCACATAGGCGGCCTCTCGCAGTTCGGCAAG CTGGTGGTCAAGGAGATGAACCGACTGGGCATGATTGTTGATCTGTCGCACGTCTCGGTGCCCACGATGCTGGACGCCCTGGCCGCCTCGAGGGCCCCGCTAATATTCTCGCACTCCTCGGCGCACGCCATCTGCAACAGCTCCCGCAACGTTCCCGACCACGTCCTGCAGCGCATT GCAATCAACGGCGGTCTGGTCATGGTGGCCTTCTATCCGCATTTCGTCAGCTGCTCCGGACAGGCGACATTGCACGATGTTGTGG CGCATATCAACCACATAAGGGAGGTGGCCGGCATCGATCATGTTGGCATTGGAGCTGGCTACGACGGAGTCAACTT AGTGCCCAAAGGACTGGAGGATGTGTCCAAATATCCGCATCTTTTTGCTGCCCTGCTCGAGTCTGATAAATGGTCGGAGGAGGATATTGCCAAGTTGGCTGGCAGGAATCTAATACGTGTATTCAAGGAAGTCGAAGCG GTGCGCGATCAGATGGAACTGCTGCGAGTGGCACCCATCGATCAGTCAATTCCAGCCGAAGACATTATGGGCCGATCCTATTGTCGTTATCAAGGACCAAGAACGTGA